From the genome of Nakamurella flavida:
GGTACCCCCGGCGCTCACCTGGACCTCGAGGCTCCCGCTGGTGCGGCCGTCCAGTTCGGCCAATACCTGCCAGGAGAAGGACTGGCCCGGTTCCAGGGACGGGATGACCAGCGGCACCTTCGACGAGCTCAGCGTCAGGTCACCGGGGGTGGCCGGCGGCAGCGGCTGCAGGGGATCGGCGGCCGCGGCCTGGACGGGAGCGATCAGCGCCAGCGCGAGCAGGCCGAGCAATGGCAGTGACCACCTGCCGATCCGGGTTCCAGCACGTTTCCCCACGACGGGACGTCTCACGTTGATCGGGCCTCTCCGCGAACGGACCGACGGACCTCAGTCAGTCGGACAATGGTGTGGAATGCAGGATCGGAACACGGCGGGGAGCCGGCCGATCAGGATCGCGAAATCGCTTCGGTCGGTGGTTCGACCGGGTCTTCCCGGCGCCTGCGGGACGCATTCCCGGTCGGCCAGAACGTCCAGGTGACGAGGGCGGTGATGAAAATCGTCATGGCGCCCAGGACCCACGGCTTGGCCAGGAATTGCACCACGTGGCCCAATTCCGGCGCGGATGCGATCACCCGCCGGACGGTGGTGACCGGATAGGTCACCGGATCCGGCCCCGGGTTGGCGTCGCCGCGCAGGGTGAGCACCCGACCCGCCGCCGACCCGTCCGCCGCCGGGTCGATCTGCACGATGCGGTGGGTGACGGGCAGGCTGACACCGGCCCTGCTCACGGTCACCACGTCACCGATGGCCAGATCGCTCGCCGGGACCTCGCGGACCAGCGCGACCGAGCCGGCCGGGATGGCCGGTGTCATCGATCCGGTCTTGAAGACGATGAGCGAGACGTGCAGGAACAGTGCAGCTGTCACCGCCAGCACACTGATCAGGCCGAGACCGGCGGCGGCGGTGAGCAGGACCTCGCGGATCCCGCTCACCCACCGCCGCCCCGGGCCGGTGGTGGCCCCAGAAGTCATCGCAGCATCAGGGGAGGAGCGGGGCGACCGAGTCGGCGTTGAACAGCCACGCCGGTGCGATTCCCTGGCCCTGGACGGTGTCCGGGGCATCGTCCGGCAGCGTGATGACGAAGCAGATGTCGCTCGTGTCAGCGGCATTGGCCGCGAGGACGATCGGCGTCGCCGGGTCACTGCCCACGGTCAGCGCGGAGCCCTCCGGCACCAGGACGTCGCCGGCGGCGAAGTCCTGGGCGTCGCAGTCGGCCTGGCTGACGCCGGTG
Proteins encoded in this window:
- a CDS encoding signal peptidase I — translated: MTSGATTGPGRRWVSGIREVLLTAAAGLGLISVLAVTAALFLHVSLIVFKTGSMTPAIPAGSVALVREVPASDLAIGDVVTVSRAGVSLPVTHRIVQIDPAADGSAAGRVLTLRGDANPGPDPVTYPVTTVRRVIASAPELGHVVQFLAKPWVLGAMTIFITALVTWTFWPTGNASRRRREDPVEPPTEAISRS